A genomic window from Rhodothermus sp. includes:
- a CDS encoding N-acetyltransferase: VRIGRWALVGAGSVVTRDVPDYGLVVGVPARLVGWVCECGIPLRFENRQATCSECGRQYVREDEQTVRRLETP, from the coding sequence GGTGAGGATAGGACGTTGGGCGTTGGTGGGGGCGGGTTCGGTGGTGACGCGGGATGTGCCGGATTACGGGTTGGTGGTGGGGGTGCCGGCCCGTCTGGTGGGCTGGGTGTGCGAGTGCGGAATTCCCCTGCGCTTTGAAAACCGACAGGCGACTTGCTCAGAATGCGGTCGCCAGTATGTGCGGGAGGACGAGCAAACCGTGCGTCGGCTGGAGACGCCTTGA